One part of the Vogesella sp. LIG4 genome encodes these proteins:
- a CDS encoding Tfp pilus assembly protein FimT/FimU → MTRVKGFTLFEAMVVMLIIAIFAAFTLPNFATSIKRSKVRKNADLVAQTMRYAKESALNSNTTIYVSVQGQNLCMSKVSATGCELRSDPLTTDVSASMKDTSGATPSSITSFNINGVYGSPSPKDVTFTLNNGSVSQSINMNLIGIVTIGQIS, encoded by the coding sequence ATGACGCGGGTAAAGGGCTTCACCTTGTTTGAAGCCATGGTGGTGATGTTGATCATCGCCATTTTCGCGGCCTTCACCCTGCCCAACTTCGCCACCTCGATCAAGCGCAGCAAGGTACGCAAGAATGCCGACCTGGTGGCACAGACCATGCGCTATGCCAAGGAAAGCGCGCTGAACAGCAATACCACCATTTATGTATCGGTACAGGGCCAGAACCTGTGCATGAGCAAGGTATCGGCGACGGGTTGCGAGCTGCGCAGCGACCCGCTGACCACCGATGTCAGTGCCAGCATGAAAGACACCTCCGGAGCCACTCCCAGCAGCATCACCTCATTCAATATCAATGGTGTTTATGGCTCTCCATCTCCCAAAGATGTGACCTTCACCTTGAACAACGGTAGCGTCAGCCAGAGTATCAATATGAATCTGATCGGCATTGTTACGATTGGCCAAATATCATGA
- the pilV gene encoding type IV pilus modification protein PilV has translation MRRQQTGLSLIESLISLVILSVGLLGVTKLQLSLNKATQVSRERVEAMALARNQIEQMRDTGSCSAGSVGPTTPYQGSTSYTLNIACTTATLPVVTVTWVDSTGSSNNAVIQTNL, from the coding sequence ATGCGCAGACAACAAACCGGTTTGAGCCTGATCGAATCCCTGATTTCATTGGTCATTCTGAGCGTGGGGCTATTGGGAGTGACCAAGCTGCAGTTGAGCCTGAACAAGGCCACGCAGGTATCCAGGGAGCGGGTGGAAGCCATGGCCCTGGCCCGCAACCAGATCGAGCAGATGCGCGACACCGGCAGCTGTAGCGCCGGCTCCGTTGGTCCGACCACTCCTTACCAGGGCTCAACATCCTATACGCTGAATATTGCCTGTACGACAGCTACCCTGCCGGTAGTCACCGTCACCTGGGTGGATTCCACCGGCAGCAGTAACAATGCAGTCATACAGACCAATCTATAG
- a CDS encoding PilW family protein yields MKRHAGFNLIELMVALTIGMIVILGAEKIYFTTLSANVSGAKMQRFEQTLQILSNEMVTEIRRAGYANPSVTLTAQSNGKYYYPQTSCITFSHSTPAAGGVSAVNEVFYGYQLASNTIYYWNNNSNGNCSTTTSWKAITDPTQIKVTALTFTASGTSLVNINIQADAVNMTTPSGGTVSRNMSSYVRVRN; encoded by the coding sequence ATGAAGCGACATGCTGGCTTTAATCTTATCGAGCTCATGGTCGCTCTGACCATCGGCATGATCGTGATTCTCGGTGCCGAGAAAATATATTTCACCACGCTTTCGGCCAACGTCTCAGGAGCCAAAATGCAGCGTTTCGAGCAAACGCTGCAAATCCTGTCCAATGAAATGGTTACCGAAATACGCCGCGCCGGCTACGCCAACCCCAGCGTGACACTCACGGCACAAAGTAATGGCAAATACTACTACCCTCAAACCAGCTGCATTACCTTTTCCCACTCTACTCCTGCTGCCGGCGGAGTTTCCGCAGTCAACGAAGTATTTTACGGTTATCAATTAGCCAGCAACACCATTTACTACTGGAACAACAACAGCAATGGCAATTGCAGCACCACTACCAGCTGGAAAGCCATTACCGACCCGACTCAGATAAAAGTTACTGCACTGACGTTTACTGCAAGCGGTACCTCGCTGGTAAACATCAATATCCAGGCCGATGCCGTAAACATGACGACCCCAAGCGGGGGCACAGTGAGCCGCAATATGAGCAGCTATGTGCGGGTACGGAACTGA